In a single window of the Pseudorca crassidens isolate mPseCra1 chromosome 9, mPseCra1.hap1, whole genome shotgun sequence genome:
- the TUB gene encoding tubby protein homolog isoform X3, whose amino-acid sequence MPTGGPGAGGPGSRRSRPPWWSPTSAAAAVPATKFRRPTRLPVCPWELPAPQRQPQPRGPRQPPRRGARARPLGRRRRGGTKRRSLESKDGYGPLPRALSLLARHPVSSSLYTEWLRASGSWLDSGVSSSMSFEEEEEDEDENSSSSSQLNSNTRPSSATSRKSIREAASAPSPPAPEPSVDVEVQDLEEFVLRPAPQGITIKCRITRDKKGMDRGMYPTYFLHLDREDGKKVFLLAGRKRKKSKTSNYLISVDPTDLSRGGDSYIGKLRSNLMGTKFTVYDNGVNPQKASSPLESGTLRQELAAVCYETNVLGFKGPRKMSVIVPGMTMVHERVCIRPRNEHETLLSRWQNKNTETIIELQNKTPVWNDDTQSYVLNFHGRVTQASVKNFQIIHGNDPDYIVMQFGRVAEDVFTMDYNYPLCALQAFAIALSSFDSKLACE is encoded by the exons TTCAGGAGGCCGACTCGCTTGCCAGTGTGCCCCTGGGAGCTGCCCGCCCCACAGCGCCAGCCTCAGCCAAGAGGACCAAGGCAGCCGCCGCGGCGGGGGGCCAGGGCGCGGCCtctgggaaggagaagaaggggagGCACAAAG AGAAGATCCCTGGAGAGCAAGGACGGTTACGGGCCCCTGCCCCGAGCCCTGTCTCTGCTGGCTAGACACCCTGTCTCCTCAAGCCTTTACACGGAGTGGCTTCGGGCCTCTGGGTCGTGGCTGGACAGTG GCGTCTCCAGCAGCATGAGCTtcgaagaggaggaggaggatgaggaCGAGAACAGCTCCAGCTCCTCCCAGCTGAACAGCAACACCCGCCCCAGCTCTGCGACGAGCAGGAAGTCCATCAGG GAGgcagcctcagcccccagccccccagccccagagccGTCGGTGGATGTTGAGGTCCAGGATCTTGAGGAGTTCGTCCTGAGGCCGGCCCCACAGGGGATCACCATCAAGTGCCGCATCACACGGGACAAGAAGGGCATGGACCGGGGCATGTACCCCACCTACTTTCTGCACCTGGACCGTGAGGATGGGAAGAAG GTGTTCCTCCTGgcgggaaggaagagaaagaagagtaaaACTTCCAATTACCTCATCTCTGTGGACCCAACAGACTTGTCTCGAGGAGGGGACAGCTACATCGGGAAACTGCG GTCCAACCTCATGGGCACAAAGTTCACCGTTTATGACAATGGAGTCAACCCTCAGAAGGCATCATCTCCTTTGGAAAGTGGAACCTTACGTCAGGAGCTGGCTGCTGTATGCTAC GAAACAAATGTTTTAGGTTTCAAGGGGCCGCGGAAGATGAGTGTGATTGTCCCAGGCATGACCATGGTTCACGAGAGAGTCTGTATCCGGCCCCGCAAC GAGCATGAGACGCTGCTATCACGCTGGCAAAATAAGAACACGGAGACTATCATTGAGCTGCAGAACAAGACGCCTgtctggaatgacgacacgcagTCCTACGTACTCAACTTCCACGGGCGCGTCACTCAGGCCTCCGTGAAGAACTTCCAGATCATCCACGGCAATGACC CGGACTACATTGTGATGCAGTTTGGCCGTGTAGCAGAGGACGTGTTCACCATGGATTACAACTACCCATTGTGTGCGCTGCAGGCCTTTGCCATTGCCCTGTCCAGCTTCGACAGCAAGCTGGCCTGCGAGTAG